One part of the Paenibacillus silvisoli genome encodes these proteins:
- the arfA gene encoding arabinosylfuranosidase ArfA — MSLKAKMIVEKDFTVGEVDKRIYGSFIEHLGRAVYGGIYEPGHSSADEQGFRGDVLELIKGIDVPIVRYPGGNFVSGYNWEDGVGPVELRPKRLELAWRTIEPNLFGLNEFVDWCRKANTAPMMAVNLGTRGPNEARQLVEYANHPAGTQLSDLRIAHGYKQPHGIKTWCLGNEMDGPWQIGAKTAQEYGRIAAESAKVMKWVDPSIELVACGSSNLTMATFPEWERTVLDLCYNEVDYISLHQYYGNRDKDTANFLAQSMGMDAFINTVISTCDYVQATKRSKKKMHLSFDEWNVWYHSNEADSRIEPWSVAPPQLEDVYNHEDALLVGSMLISMLKRADRVKMACLAQLVNVIAPIMTANGGGAWKQTIYYPYMHASIFGRGTVLVPLIQSPKYDAKDYTDVPYLDAVAVHNADAGEVTVFAVNRHLSEALPFEIDLRSFGDFRVLEHIVLESDDLKAANTQAAPDRVAPHAKGGAAIDGSTVQASLAKASWNVIRLKLA; from the coding sequence GCGGATCTACGGTTCTTTTATCGAGCATCTTGGCCGCGCCGTGTATGGCGGAATCTACGAGCCCGGACATTCGAGCGCAGATGAACAAGGTTTTCGCGGCGACGTGCTGGAGCTGATCAAAGGTATCGACGTGCCGATCGTCCGTTATCCGGGCGGCAACTTCGTATCCGGCTACAACTGGGAAGACGGCGTCGGCCCTGTCGAGCTGCGCCCGAAGCGGCTCGAGCTCGCATGGCGGACCATCGAGCCGAACCTGTTCGGCCTTAACGAGTTCGTCGACTGGTGCCGCAAGGCGAATACGGCGCCTATGATGGCCGTCAATCTGGGCACCCGCGGACCGAACGAAGCGCGCCAGCTCGTCGAATACGCCAATCATCCAGCAGGCACGCAGCTAAGCGACCTGCGCATTGCGCACGGCTATAAACAACCGCACGGCATCAAAACATGGTGCCTCGGCAACGAAATGGACGGCCCCTGGCAGATCGGCGCCAAGACGGCGCAGGAATACGGCCGGATCGCGGCCGAAAGCGCGAAGGTGATGAAGTGGGTCGACCCGTCCATCGAGCTCGTCGCCTGCGGCAGCTCGAACCTGACGATGGCCACGTTCCCGGAATGGGAGCGCACCGTGCTGGACCTGTGCTACAACGAGGTCGATTATATTTCCCTGCACCAATATTACGGCAACCGGGACAAAGATACCGCCAACTTCCTGGCCCAATCGATGGGCATGGACGCTTTTATCAATACGGTCATTTCCACCTGCGACTATGTGCAAGCGACGAAACGCAGCAAGAAGAAGATGCATCTGTCCTTCGACGAATGGAACGTCTGGTACCACTCCAACGAAGCCGATTCCCGCATCGAGCCGTGGTCCGTCGCGCCGCCGCAGCTGGAGGATGTCTACAACCATGAGGATGCGCTGCTGGTAGGCAGTATGCTGATCAGCATGCTGAAGCGAGCCGACCGCGTCAAAATGGCCTGCCTCGCGCAGCTCGTGAACGTCATCGCTCCGATCATGACGGCAAACGGCGGCGGCGCATGGAAGCAGACGATCTACTATCCGTACATGCATGCGAGCATTTTCGGTCGCGGCACGGTGCTCGTTCCGCTGATCCAATCGCCGAAGTACGACGCCAAAGACTACACCGACGTCCCTTACCTGGACGCGGTTGCCGTGCACAATGCCGATGCGGGCGAAGTGACGGTATTCGCGGTCAACCGCCACTTAAGCGAAGCGCTGCCGTTCGAAATCGACCTGCGCAGCTTCGGCGATTTCCGCGTGCTGGAGCATATCGTGCTGGAGTCGGACGATTTGAAAGCAGCCAACACGCAGGCCGCGCCTGACCGCGTAGCTCCGCATGCGAAAGGCGGCGCCGCGATAGACGGCAGCACCGTCCAAGCTTCGCTGGCCAAAGCCTCCTGGAACGTAATCCGACTCAAGCTGGCTTAA
- a CDS encoding excinuclease ABC subunit UvrA, producing the protein METTKLPRARFNAKRPGSLVGNITAVLEYLSLLYAKTAPDADSPHETCTTCKGTGTIAGDIDPGSMIAPELSLQRGSVLLWAGTDCKPVAKIKALAAMIGIDFERPLDEQDKRFADILLYGYDAEPVSYVHKGKSFKSHYRGCAFDLQFMRDAGTASKGNLRAIAFFSTKAQCPACNGNEPKLERQAAALMGRSLQELWRLPVAELLRFVRQLPASPDDNARMITSEIAAEIESILTYLQKIGLKTLLRESQHVRPIHLGQIVPASPDVVAAARGM; encoded by the coding sequence TTGGAAACTACCAAGCTCCCTCGTGCACGTTTTAACGCCAAAAGACCCGGCTCGCTTGTCGGCAACATTACCGCGGTGTTGGAATATCTCAGCCTGCTCTACGCGAAGACAGCTCCCGATGCGGACAGTCCGCACGAGACTTGTACGACCTGTAAGGGAACCGGCACCATTGCAGGCGATATCGATCCTGGCTCCATGATCGCGCCAGAGCTGTCGCTTCAACGCGGTTCCGTGCTTTTATGGGCGGGTACGGATTGCAAACCGGTTGCGAAAATCAAAGCGTTGGCCGCCATGATCGGAATCGACTTCGAGCGACCGCTTGACGAGCAGGATAAGCGGTTTGCCGATATTTTGCTCTACGGCTACGATGCGGAGCCTGTTTCCTACGTTCACAAAGGGAAATCATTCAAAAGCCATTACCGCGGCTGCGCATTCGACTTGCAATTCATGCGCGATGCGGGCACAGCCAGCAAAGGCAACCTTAGGGCCATCGCTTTTTTCTCAACAAAGGCGCAGTGTCCGGCATGTAACGGGAACGAACCGAAACTTGAGCGGCAAGCCGCTGCGTTAATGGGCCGCTCCTTGCAAGAGCTTTGGCGGCTGCCGGTAGCGGAGTTACTGCGGTTTGTTCGCCAGCTTCCCGCCTCGCCGGACGATAACGCTCGCATGATAACGAGCGAAATCGCAGCCGAAATCGAATCGATCCTGACTTACCTGCAAAAAATCGGATTAAAGACGCTGCTTCGCGAAAGCCAGCACGTACGTCCAATCCACCTCGGTCAAATCGTGCCGGCCAGCCCGGATGTGGTAGCCGCAGCGCGCGGCATGTAA
- a CDS encoding alpha/beta hydrolase family protein translates to MERSVPRLLVSQNGHEIDSARLWAEQRRPELLDLFAEQVYGRQPVQRPEGMTFTASLPDAACFDGKAVRKTIAIAFTGEHGGEGRIRLTLYVPAEADGIQQGRRYPAFLLFDHGRLSAEANELHATSSFWPVEQIVACGYATAMIAAEDIDPDEHDGFRNGVHGLFDAIDRPRASDAWGTIAAWAWGLSRAMDYLETDPAIDPARVAVIGHSRGGKTALWAGALDERFAMVVSNESGCTGAAISRGKAGERIHQINTVFPHWFSENYKRYNNREDELPVDQHMLLALIAPRLLYVSSAAEDEWADPASEYLSLQLAEPAYRLYGADGLASEPFPQLDSPLHAARCGYHIRAGRHDLTEVDWTYVLAFAKQRL, encoded by the coding sequence GTGGAACGTTCCGTACCTCGGCTTCTCGTCAGTCAAAACGGACATGAAATCGACTCTGCCCGGCTGTGGGCGGAGCAGCGCAGACCCGAGCTTCTCGATTTATTCGCCGAGCAGGTGTACGGCAGACAGCCGGTGCAGCGGCCGGAGGGGATGACGTTTACGGCGTCGTTGCCGGATGCTGCCTGTTTTGACGGGAAGGCCGTTCGGAAAACGATCGCTATTGCATTTACGGGCGAGCATGGCGGGGAAGGGCGGATACGGCTGACCTTGTATGTTCCAGCAGAGGCAGATGGGATTCAACAGGGCCGGCGGTATCCGGCGTTCCTGCTCTTCGACCATGGCAGATTGTCGGCGGAGGCGAATGAGCTTCACGCGACTTCTTCATTCTGGCCGGTGGAGCAAATCGTGGCGTGCGGCTACGCCACGGCGATGATCGCCGCGGAGGACATCGATCCCGACGAGCATGACGGCTTCCGCAACGGCGTGCACGGATTGTTCGATGCGATCGATCGGCCGCGCGCTTCGGATGCCTGGGGAACGATCGCGGCATGGGCTTGGGGGCTGAGCCGGGCGATGGACTACCTCGAGACGGACCCGGCTATCGATCCGGCCCGGGTCGCCGTCATCGGCCATTCCCGCGGCGGCAAAACCGCGCTCTGGGCCGGCGCGCTCGACGAGCGCTTCGCGATGGTCGTCAGCAACGAATCCGGCTGCACCGGCGCGGCGATTTCGCGGGGGAAAGCAGGGGAGCGGATTCACCAGATCAATACGGTGTTTCCGCACTGGTTCTCGGAGAACTATAAGCGGTACAACAATCGGGAGGACGAGCTGCCGGTCGATCAGCACATGCTGCTCGCGCTGATTGCGCCTCGCTTGCTTTATGTATCGAGCGCTGCCGAAGATGAGTGGGCCGATCCCGCGTCGGAGTATTTGTCCCTTCAGCTGGCGGAACCGGCCTATCGGCTGTATGGCGCGGACGGCCTGGCGTCGGAGCCGTTTCCGCAGCTGGATTCACCGTTACATGCCGCGCGCTGCGGCTACCACATCCGGGCTGGCCGGCACGATTTGACCGAGGTGGATTGGACGTACGTGCTGGCTTTCGCGAAGCAGCGTCTTTAA